A single genomic interval of Penicillium psychrofluorescens genome assembly, chromosome: 2 harbors:
- a CDS encoding uncharacterized protein (ID:PFLUO_003687-T1.cds;~source:funannotate), whose amino-acid sequence MTLGPKPYYWPTNASYGGSPPIATRTGWMALALLPFVLALSTKANMISALTGVPHEKLQVFHHWAGYAMFVLALVHTFPFIVYNISQGEMIEEWKTSIVYWTGIGAIIPQAYLTIMSFPSIRDYFIATGTIYLLCLFTAQIRTYLMHGLHNAVIERLPSGLVRVAVPTIIRWTPGQHFFIRFLTPDLHLLTAHPFTISSACCDPAATGKASELVFYIKPHGGVTARLAALAEQRPGGSKRILLEGPYGGVSAPLMARFDIILVIAGGSGGGFSLAMVDEALRLNSLSDCSSANKPACEQEVRRRNLQVVYATRDTAMADWYIEEIDSRLSHSTTLATTADNGFDTSISVHITSHRMSALSQPSSTGSVSTSNPDTPAPTAEEEKEKGTSCKDGTETTTTGSFSLNVSRGAHPYIPDLIARTVASAREHRCPGGRKPRIGVVVCGPASMLHDTRNAAAAAQKSALAGEVEELYLHSESFAW is encoded by the exons ATGACACTTGGACCCAAGCCTTATTACTGGCCGACGAATGCCAGCTACGGAGGCAGCCCGCCTATTGCGACTCGAACTGGCTGGATGGCTCTTGCCTTGCTGCCTTTTGTACT AGCATTGAGCACCAAAGCCAATATGATCTCTGCCTTGACTGGTGTTCCACATGAAAAGCTCCAG GTGTTCCACCACTGGGCCGGTTATGCCATGTTCGTTCTGGCCTTAGTCCACACATTTCCCTTCATTGTCTACAACATCTCGCAAGGTGAAATGATAGAGGAGTGGAAGACAAGCATAGTCTACTGGACTGGCATTGGTGCTATCATTCCGCAGGCATATCTGACCATCAtgtcttttccttccatcAG GGACTATTTCATCGCCACCGGCACAATCTATCTTCTTTGCCTATTTACTGCACAAATCCGCACCTATCTCATGCATGGCCTTCACAACGCAGTGATCGAGCGCCTCCCCAGCGGTCTTGTCCGCGTGGCCGTACCAACCATTATCAGATGGACTCCTGGTCAACACTTCTTTATCCGCTTCCTCACACCAGACTTACATCTTCTCACTGCGCACCCGTTCACCATCTCCTCTGCTTGCTGCGACCCAGCTGCAACAGGCAAGGCATCCGAGCTGGTCTTCTACATCAAGCCGCACGGCGGCGTAACCGCCCGTCTTGCAGCCCTCGCCGAACAACGACCCGGCGGATCCAAGAGAATCCTCCTAGAAGGGCCATACGGCGGCGTAAGTGCACCTCTCATGGCTCGCTTTGACATCATTCTCGTGATCGCCGGCGGCTCAGGCGGCGGATTCTCGCTCGCTATGGTCGACGAGGCTCTGCGTCTAAACAGTCTATCCGActgcagcagcgccaacAAGCCAGCCTGCGAACAAGAAGTCCGCCGCCGGAACCTGCAGGTCGTCTACGCGACGCGCGATACCGCTATGGCAGACTGGTACATCGAAGAGATCGATTCGCGCCTCTCCCACTCGACCACACTAGCCACCACGGCAGACAACGGCTTCGACACATCGATATCTGTGCATATCACCTCGCACCGCATGTCGGCCCTTTCACAGCCTTCTTCGACCGGATCCGTCTCTACGTCGAACCCCGACACTCCCGCCCccaccgccgaggaagagaaggaaaaggggaCGTCTTGCAAAGATGGAACTGAAACCACGACGACAGGCTCTTTTAGCCTGAATGTCAGCCGCGGCGCACATCCGTACATCCCCGATCTCATAGCGCGTACCGTTGCCTCCGCACGCGAACACCGCTGTCCTGGAGGCCGGAAACCGCGCATTGGCGTGGTGGTGTGTGGACCGGCGTCTATGCTGCATGATACCCGGAacgccgcggcggcggcgcagaaGAGCGCTCTGGCCggcgaggtggaggagctgtATTTGCATTCGGAGTCTTTTGC GTGGTAA
- a CDS encoding uncharacterized protein (ID:PFLUO_003688-T1.cds;~source:funannotate): MANLNEQNVYFGPDSLKKYFDPDCQPPLPLVELPRHLNPYYDDGVRIYAKMMTMHPANNVKAMPALNMLESSVVSNKTNTIIEYSSGSTVISMSMIARVMHGISDTRAFLSNKTSDAKLKLMQFFGLNITLFGGPSQPEPVDARGGIQNARKMAMESETIVNPNQYENDLNWQAHVRWTGPQIFKQLPEINVLCAGMGTSGTMTGLGTYFKSVKPSVMKLGVCTAPGDRVPGPRSYALLRPVEFPWREAVDAIEEVGSSDSYTLSLNLCREGLVCGPSSGFNLQGLFQMLEKRKSTGTLSDLAGLDGITHCVFLCCDLPYQYIEEYFQKLGPEQFPPIQNERLAKVDLHRYDESWERDAWEILPQFYGSPRSLAQCRLSEITPKPHNWVIDLRRLPDFHAWHLPGSVNLPLSSHGPHTPSPFSDAAVLEAQWVELERIFSNASLVSDLDSHRVLLLCYDGNTARVATSVLRAKGLDADSIRGGCQVLRSYGIGDDRVPAPNKVPYRTTVSVSAMPLD, encoded by the exons ATGGCGAATTTGAACGAGCAAAATGTTTACTTTGGCCCCGATTCGTTGAAGAAATACTTTGACCCGGACTGCCAGCCTCCATTGCCGCTAGTAGAGCTGCCCCGACATCTGAATCCCTATTATGACGATGGTGTACGGATATACGCCAAGATGATGACCATGCACCCGGCAAATAACGTCAAAGCAATGCCAG CGTTGAACATGCTCGAGTCGAGCGTGGTGTCTAATAAGACAAACACAATCATCGAGTACAGCTCCGGGTCAACGGTAATCTCAATGTCGATGATTGCAAGGGTTATGCACGGGATTTCAGATACCCGAGCATTCCTCAGCAACAAAACCAGTGACGCCAAGTTGAAGTTGATGCAATTTTTCGGTCTCAACATTACTCTCTTCGGAGGACCATCTCAGCCTGAGCCAGTGGATGCGCGAGGCGGAATCCAAAATGCCAGAAAAATGGCGATGGAGTCTGAAACAATCGTCAACCCCAACCAATATGAAAATGACCTTAACTGGCAGGCGCACGTCCGATGGACCGGCCCCCAGATCTTCAAACAGTTGCCGGAGATCAACGTCCTCTGTGCCGGTATGGGCACTTCTGGGACCATGACCGGGCTAGGAACCTACTTCAAGAGCGTCAAGCCTTCGGTTATGAAACTGGGTGTCTGCACAGCACCGGGGGACCGAGTGCCGGGCCCCAGGTCGTATGCACTATTGCGGCCAGTCGAGTTTCCTTGGCGGGAAGCTGTGGATGCAATTGAGGAAGTGGGTTCTTCTGATTCGTATACTTTGTCCCTGAACTTGTGCAGGGAGGGGCTGGTATGCGGCCCATCGTCCGGTTTCAATCTTCAGGGCTTGTTCCAaatgctggagaagcgaAAGTCAACAGGTACATTAtctgatctggctggccTGGATGGAATCACCCACTGCGTCTTTTTGTGTTGCGACTTGCCGTATCAGTACATCGAGGAATACTTCCAGAAGCTCGGCCCTGAGCAGTTCCCTCCAATTCAAAACGAG CGCCTGGCCAAAGTCGATCTCCATCGATACGATGAGAGCTGGGAGCGCGACGCATGGGAGATCCTTCCACAATTTTACGGATCACCACGGAGTCTTGCACAGTGCCGTCTAAGCGAGATTACTCCAAAGCCGCACAACTGGGTGATAGATTTACGCAGACTGCCAGATTTCCACGCCTGGCATCTCCCCGGCTCGGTGAATCTCCCTCTGTCGAGCCATGGGCCGCACACGCCGTCCCCGTTTTCAGATGCGGCAGTGCTTGAGGCTCAGTGGGTAGAGTTGGAGAGAATCTTCAGTAATGCTAGCTTGGTCTCAGACCTTGATTCGCATCGTGTTTTGTTGCTGTGCTACGATGGGAACACGGCACGCGTGGCTACAAGCGTGCTGCGGGCAAAGGGCCTTGATGCGGATAGCATACGCGGCGGCTGCCAGGTGCTCAGATCGTACGGTATCGGTGACGATAGAGTTCCAGCCCCCAACAAAGTGCCCTACCGGACAACCGTTTCCGTGTCGGCCATGCCCCTTGATTAA
- a CDS encoding uncharacterized protein (ID:PFLUO_003689-T1.cds;~source:funannotate): protein MAAVLPSSGQEGTEAPAEITVVADKNGTGTTAAVFNEQTNYVPKRTIITIFLACSTTDLLALMDQTTLAASLSIIGNALGASDQTAWIASGYFITSTSFQLLYGKLSDIWSRKAVLFVGLAIFFVGSLAASLAQTVTQLIVFRAFTGVGGGGLLTVAQMIVSDVVPLRERGKYQGILGAVVAIANGIGPVIGGALASISHDSWRWIFRLNLPLTVITTLSVLFLMPLRKVTGDWKVKVRAIDFFGVLLALGGTSVLILGLTWGGGQYAWNSAHVIATIVVGVVISVAFVIWQWKGTSTPLVPMHIFRFRIVNGASLTMFIHGWNFLVQVYYIPTFYQLVFEYSTVKAGAMLLPITLMQTVSSTASGLVVHWVGRYREAILLGWIIWAIGLGLLSTLDQSSGLGKQIGYGIVTGFGVGNTLQPALIAIQAGVERRDMAVVTSFRNFVRCLGGTLGLAIAGTIINNVVASSVSNLGLSEVESRSLLSSPRTYLSGLSPENAQHVRDILIPAYRKGFRIIFIIGASLASLAVFLAFWLMPQLGLSRQDDEALKEEGKKRMKGESDEEMRGG from the exons ATGGCGGCTGTCCTTCCCAGCTCAGGGCAGGAGGGAACCGAGGCGCCGGCCGAGATCACTGTGGTAGCAGACAAAAATGGCACGGGGACTACAGCTGCTGTTTTCAATGAGCAAACTAATTACGTGCCTAAAAGAACCATAATCACA atcttcttggcctgctctACCACCGACTTGCTGGCGTTAATGGACCAAACGACCTTGGCGGCCAGTTTGTCTATTATTGGAAATGCATTGGGCGCAAGCGATCAAACAGCCTGGATTGCCTCCGGTTACTTTAT AACATCCACGTCTTTCCAATTGCTATATGGGAAACTGTCAGATATATGGTCTCGTAAGGCTGTTCTTTTTGTCGGCCTTGCAATCTTTTTCGTTGGTTCACTGGCAGCGTCACTCGCCCAAACTGTCACACAGCTGATCGTCTTCCGAGCCTTCACGGGTgtgggcggcggcggcctcCTGACCGTTGCCCAGATGATTGTCAGCGACGTTGTACCCCTCCGCGAGCGAGGAAAGTATCAAGGCATTTTAGGCGCAGTGGTTGCCATTGCAAATGGCATCGGTCCTGTCATCGGTGGTGCGCTGGCATCGATATCTCACGACTCGTGGCGCTGGATCTTCCGACTGAATCTTCCACTCACAGTGATAACGACACTATCTGTGCTATTTTTGATGCCCCTGCGCAAGGTAACTGGAGACTGGAAAGTCAAGGTGAGGGCAATTGACTTCTTTGGTGTTCTCCTAGCCCTCGGCGGCACCTCTGTCTTGATTCTCGGCCTCACTTGGGGTGGTGGCCAGTATGCCTGGAACTCCGCGCATGTTATTGCAACAATTGTGGTCGGTGTTGTAATTTCCGTTGCCTTTGTCATTTGGCAATGGAAAGGCACATCTACTCCACTCGTTCCCATGCACATATTCCGATTCCGCATCGTCAATGGCGCGTCTTTGACAATGTTCATCCACGGGTGGAACTTTCTGGTGCAAGTGTACTACATACCGACTTTCTATCAGCTGGTATTTGAGTATTCCACAGTGAAAGCTGGTGCAATGCTGCTGCCGATAACTTTAATGCAAA CCGTGAGCAGCACCGCCTCAGGCCTTGTAGTGCACTGGGTCGGCCGCTATCGAGAAGCCATCCTGCTTGGCTGGATCATCTGGGCTATCggacttggtcttctttcAACCCTCGATCAGTCTTCTGGACTGGGTAAACAGATCGGATACGGCATTGTGACAGGTTTTGGCGTCGGAAACACCTTACAACC CGCTCTGATCGCAATCCAGGCCGGCGTCGAGCGGCGTGACATGGCTGTGGTCACTTCATTTCGAAA TTTCGTGCGATGCCTTGGCGGAACTCTAGGCCTCGCCATTGCTGGAACAATCAT AAACAACGTCGTTGCATCTTCTGTCTCGAACCTCGGTCTCAGTGAAGTCGAGTCTCGCTCACTCCTTTCAAGCCCGCGGACATATCTGTCGGGTCTTTCTCCGGAAAACGCCCAGCATGTGCGTGACATTCTGATTCCAGCCTACAGAAAAGGATTCCGCATTATATTCATTATCGGGGCGTCACTTGCCTCCCTGGCAGTTTTCCTGGCATTCTGGCTGATGCCCCAGCTAGGCCTAAGTCGGCAAGATGACGAAGCTTTGAAGGaagaggggaagaagaggatgaaggGAGAGTCTGATGAGGAGATGAGAGGTGGCTGA
- a CDS encoding uncharacterized protein (ID:PFLUO_003690-T1.cds;~source:funannotate): MVLSLPIPYFSRASTSTSPPRPAAGDSSSSTPSAALAPQSRRHRSSTGSGSSSNSSSSRNIWRPAVLGRSSSSPTAGDASQNSNSNSITLSEALRNNPFGSTPRARAVQVSIREAEDQKREQDELNAALEQLARIFPDVKIEVFRELLVRFDGISRLQVCVEQLLRHKDGWVAGRWNLPEANGTTDLRGSRHDGGSADELVPAEEMFRSDEYKIVVRAVLGKEFSGLSKSTVDAVLAEVNFSYTRARPTLRDLSRRTWRATFNSIFPSFKRKKDRDEHPLMGWQRRADGELMPRLKETGCAELDGELYAALVAPLLRQKREEQENGDFAFASELNEKEAKAVDALYECECCFADVTFEQIATCSANTHVICYHCIQRTVHEALFGQGWGKSVDLERSTLKCLAPLSVNACDGCLHPEVVRQAILLDTSGFETYRKFEDRLASEALLKSQLKIIRCPFCSYAEADPVYHPLSRGVRWRVRRDGGLIPSILMTLFLLDLVPLLVIPVLILLLFDPVAVKAIFHNAIRNLCLKIRPKRFTCARPSCQRVSCMACQKPWRDPHVCHEPLLLDLRATVEAARTAAVKRTCPRCGLSFVKSSGCNKLTCVCGYSMCYLCRKALGSPGRPVKAHNNGRGPLPQRRVAIYDGPVEDGAGHLSDDPDDISEDDEFEEPEGYKHFCEHFRINPGSRCTECSKCDLYQAEDEEAVARRAGEKAEREWRLRQGASSNGNNSTAVSAVGFRNVNRDFSSSTEGRAIDRRSSSALWDLQLIGPGKPWSYWLNDVWIDGRWKIEGQALADWIVERVVVIDEI; this comes from the coding sequence ATGGTGCTCTCGCTACCAATCCCCTACTTCTCACGAGcctccacatccacatcACCCCCGCGCCCCGCTGCCGGTGacagctcctcctccaccccctccgcAGCACTGGCCCCTCAATCTCGCCGACACCGCAGCTCAACTGGCTCAGGCTCCTCATCAAACTCCTCATCTAGCCGCAACATCTGGAGACCCGCCGTCCTAGgccgctcctcctcgtcccCCACCGCCGGTGACGCGTCGCagaacagcaacagcaactCCATTACGCTCAGCGAGGCGCTACGCAATAATCCCTTCGGGAGCACCCCGCGCGCTCGCGCAGTCCAGGTCTCTATTCGTGAGGCGGAAGATCAGAAGCGCGAGCAGGATGAGCTGAACGCTgcgctggagcagcttgCACGCATCTTTCCCGATGTCAAGATTGAGGTGTTTAGGGAATTGCTCGTGCGGTTTGATGGTATCAGTCGGCTGCAAGTTTGTGTTGAACAGTTGCTGAGACACAAGGATGGGTGGGTTGCTGGGAGGTGGAATCTTCCCGAGGCGAATGGGACGACAGATCTTCGTGGGAGTCGGCATGATGGTGGAAGCGCCGATGAGCTGGTTCCTGCCGAGGAAATGTTCCGGTCTGATGAGTACAAGATCGTTGTTCGAGCCGTTCTGGGTAAAGAATTTAGTGGCCTGAGCAAAAGTACCGTCGACGCTGTGCTGGCTGAGGTCAACTTCAGCTATACGCGAGCACGACCGACCTTGCGGGACCTATCGCGTCGGACGTGGCGCGCTACTTTCAATAGCATCTTCCCCTCCTTCAAGCGAAAGAAGGATCGAGACGAGCATCCGCTTATGGGGTGGCAGCGTCGGGCAGACGGAGAGCTGATGCCGCGGTTGAAGGAGACAGGGTGTGCCGAGCTGGATGGGGAGCTGTACGCAGCCTTGGTGGCCCCGTTGCTGCGGCAGAAGCGCGAAGAGCAGGAAAATGGCGATTTTGCGTTCGCCTCTGAGCTGAAtgagaaggaggccaaggcaGTTGATGCCCTATATGAATGCGAATGCTGCTTCGCCGACGTGACGTTCGAGCAGATCGCCACATGCTCTGCCAATACTCATGTCATCTGTTACCATTGTATTCAGCGGACGGTTCATGAAGCGCTTTTCGGACAAGGCTGGGGCAAGTCCGTGGACCTGGAAAGGTCGACGCTCAAATGTCTCGCGCCGCTTTCAGTCAATGCCTGCGACGGATGTCTTCATCCAGAGGTTGTCCGGCAGGCAATCCTTCTCGATACGTCCGGTTTCGAGACGTACCGCAAATTCGAAGACCGACTAGCCTCGGAGGCTCTCCTCAAATCGCAGCTAAAGATCATCCGGTGTCCGTTCTGCTCGTACGCTGAGGCCGACCCGGTCTATCATCCTTTGTCGCGAGGTGTCCGCTGGCGGGTTCGGCGCGATGGGGGACTCATCCCGTCAATTCTCATGACACTTTTCCTTCTTGATCTGGTTCCCTTACTCGTCATTCCGGTATTGATACTGCTTCTTTTCGACCCTGTCGCCGTCAAGGCCATTTTTCATAACGCCATCCGCAACCTCTGTCTTAAGATCCGTCCCAAACGATTTACCTGCGCCAGACCTTCCTGTCAGCGTGTCAGCTGCATGGCATGCCAGAAGCCGTGGCGCGATCCCCATGTTTGCCATGAGCCACTGCTTCTTGACCTGCGTGCCACAGTCGAGGCTGCCCGCACTGCTGCCGTGAAACGCACTTGCCCCCGGTGCGGGCTATCATTTGTCAAGTCCTCAGGCTGCAATAAGCTGACTTGCGTCTGTGGCTATTCTATGTGCTATCTCTGCCGCAAGGCCCTGGGTTCACCAGGACGACCCGTCAAAGCGCACAACAATGGCCGCGGCCCTCTTCCACAACGTCGCGTCGCCATCTACGACGGACCCGTTGAAGACGGAGCGGGCCATCTCTCCGATGACCCAGATGATATCTCTGAAGACGACGAATTCGAAGAACCCGAAGGCTACAAGCACTTCTGCGAGCACTTCCGAATCAACCCGGGCTCCCGCTGCACCGAGTGCAGCAAATGCGACCTCTACCAAgccgaggacgaagaagctgTCGCCCGGCGCGCGGGAGAAAAAGCCGAGCGCGAGTGGCGTCTTCGACAGGGCGCATCCAGCAACGGCAACAACAGCACCGCCGTTTCGGCCGTGGGGTTCCGCAACGTCAACCGGGatttctcctcgtcgacagAAGGCCGCGCTATCGATCGTCGCTCCTCGTCTGCGTTGTGGGACCTACAACTTATCGGGCCGGGCAAACCTTGGTCTTACTGGTTGAACGATGTGTGGATTGATGGCAGGTGGAAAATTGAAGGACAGGCTCTGGCAGACTGGATCGTCGAACGGGTTGTCGTTATCGACGAGATATGA
- a CDS encoding uncharacterized protein (ID:PFLUO_003691-T1.cds;~source:funannotate) has protein sequence MSELRFDNQTVVVTGAGGGLGKAYALFFAERGANVVVNDLGGSHKGDGKSSKAADVVVDEIRAAGGKAVANYDSVENGEAIIETAIKNFGRVDVLLNNAGILRDISFKNMKDEDWDLINRVHTYGAYKCARAAWPHFRKQKYGRVINTASAAGLFGSFGQANYSAAKLGQVGFTETLAKEGAKYNILANVIAPIAASRMTATVMPPDVLDNLKPDWVVPLVAALVHSSNTTESGGIYEVGGGHMAKLRWERAKGALLKTDDSLTPGAIARKWNDVNDFSEPDYPTGPADFMGFLETGLKMPSAQSGEEPDFKGKVALVTGGGNGLGRAYCLQFAKLGASIVVNDLVDPEPVVQEIKKLGGKAVGNKASCEDGDAVVKSAIDAFGRIDILVNNAGILRDKAFTNMDDNLWNSVINVHLRGTYKVTKAAWPYFLKQKYGRVVNTASTSGIYGNFGQANYAAAKLGILGLSRTLAMEGAKYNIKVNTIAPNAGTNMTRSIMPEEMVQAFKPDYVAPLVVLLCSDMAPEPSTKGLYECGSGWFGRTRWQRSGGHGFPVDVKLTPETVVSKWKEIANFEDGRADHPEDGQAGAEKIMANMANRAGGDAGGDAGGNETLQNIEKAKSLTTEGTAFDYVDRDIILYNLSLGAKRTDLPLVYENNEHFQALPSYGVIPWFNTQTPWNMDDIVKDFSPMMLLHGEQYMEVRKFPIPTTANTLTYPKLIDVIDKGNAALVVAGYTTKDAKTGEDLFYNESTVFIRGSGGFGGSAKPTAARPKAATAAYKAPQRKPDAVVEEKTSEDQAALYRLNGDRNPLHIDPDFSKVGGFKTPILHGLCSLGVSAKAVFAKYGAYKNLKVRFAGVVLPGQTLKTEMWKEGNTVLFQATVVETGKPAISGAGAELLDGAKAKL, from the exons ATGTCCGAGTTGCGTTTCGATAACCAGACCGTCGTCGTCACCGGTGCCGGCGGTGGTCTGGGGAAGGCTTAtgccctcttcttcgccgagcGCGGTGCCAACGTCGTTGTGAACGACCTCGGTGGCTCTCACAAGGGTGACGGCAAGTCATCAAAG GCGGCAGATGTCGtggtcgacgagatccgcgccgccggcggcaaggCGGTCGCCAACTACGACAGCGTCGAGAACGGTGAGGCGATCATTGAGACTGCCATCAAGAATTTCGGCCGCGTCGATGTGCTCCTCAATAATGCCGGTATCCTGCGGGATATCAGCTTCAAGAACATGAAGGATGAGGATTGGGATTTGATCAACCGGGTGCACACCTACGGTGCCTACAAG TGCGCACGCGCCGCATGGCCTCACTTCCGGAAACAAAAGTATGGCCGGGTCATCAACACCGCCTCGGCCGCTGGCCTGTTCGGCAGCTTCGGCCAGGCCAACTACTCAGCTGCCAAGCTGGGTCAGGTTGGTTTCACGGAGACCCTGGCGAAGGAGGGTGCCAAATACAACATTCTCGCCAATGTCATTGCTCCCATTG CTGCTTCCCGTATGACTGCTACTGTGATGCCCCCGGATGTCTTGGATAACCTCAAGCCGGACTGGGTGGTTCCCCTCGTGGCCGCTCTGGTCCAttcctccaacaccaccgagaGTGGTGGTATCTACGAAGTTGGCGGTGGCCACATGGCCAAGCTCCGCTGGGAGCGTGCCAAGGGTGCTCTCCTGAAGACTGATGACTCCCTGACCCCTGGTGCCATCGCCCGCAAGTGGAACGACGTCAACGACTTCTCCGAGCCGGACTACCCCACCGGTCCTGCCGATTTCATGGGCTTCCTGGAGACTGGCCTGAAGATGCCTTCTGCCCAGTCGGGAGAGGAGCCTGACttcaagggcaaggtggCCCTGGTCACTGGTGGTGGCAACGGTCTCGGCCGTGCCTACTGCCTGCAGTTTGCCAAGCTCGGCGCCTCCATTGTGGTCAACGACCTCGTCGACCCGGAGCCCGTGGtccaggagatcaagaagTTGGGTGGCAAGGCTGTTGGCAACAAGGCCTCCTGCGAGGACGGCGATGCCGTTGTCAAGAGCGCCATCGATGCCTTCGGCCGCATCGATATCCTGGTGAACAACGCCGGTATCCTGCGGGACAAGGCTTTCACCAACATGGATGACAACCTGTGGAACTCGGTTATCAACGTCCACCTGCGCGGTACCTACAAGGTCACCAAGGCCGCCTGGCCCTACTTCCTGAAGCAGAAGTACGGCCGTGTCGTCAACACCGCCTCCACCAGCGGTATCTACGGCAACTTCGGCCAGGCCAACTACGCTGCTGCCAAGCTTGGTATCCTGGGCCTCTCGCGCACTCTTGCCATGGAGGGCGCCAAGTACAACATCAAGGTCAACACCATTGCCCCCAACGCGGGTACCAACATGACCCGTTCTATCATGCCCGAGGAGATGGTCCAGGCTTTCAAGCCGGACTATGTCGCCCCTCTGGTGGTGCTTCTGTGCTCTGACATGGCCCCTGAGCCTTCGACCAAGGGTCTGTACGAGTGCGGCAGCGGCTGGTTCGGTCGCACCCGCTGGCAGCGCTCCGGCGGACACGGGTTCCCCGTGGACGTCAAGCTGACCCCCGAGACCGTGGTTTCCAAGTGGAAGGAGATCGCCAACTTCGAGGACGGCCGTGCCGACCACCCCGAGGATGGCCAGGCTGGTGCCGAAAAGATCAtggccaacatggccaacCGTGCCGGTGGcgatgctggtggtgatgctggcGGGAACGAGACCCTCCAGAacatcgagaaggccaagtcGCTGACCACCGAGGGCACCGCATTCGACTATGTTGACCGTGATATCATCCTCTACAACTTGAGTCTCGGTGCCAAGCGCACCGACCTGCCTCTGGTCTACGAGAACAACGAGCACTTCCAGGCTCTTCCCTCGTACGGTGTGATCCCCTGGTTCAACACCCAGACTCCCTGGAACATGGACGACATCGTCAAGGACTTCTCCCCCATGATGCTGCTCCACGGTGAGCAGTACATGGAGGTCCGCAAGTTCCCGATCCCCACGACCGCCAACACCTTGACCTACCCGAAGCTCATCGACGTGATCGACAAGGGTAACGCCGCCCTCGTTGTGGCCGGCTACACCACCAAGGACGCCAAGACCGGCGAGGATCTCTTCTACAACGAGTCGACTGTCTTCATCCGCGGCAGTGGCGGCTTCGGCGGTTCTGCCAAGCCCACGGCTGCTCGCCCCAAGGCTGCCACCGCCGCGTACAAGGCCCCGCAGCGTAAGCCCGAcgccgtggtggaggagaagaccTCCGAGGACCAGGCAGCTCTGTACCGCCTGAACGGCGACCGCAACCCGCTGCATATCGATCCGGACTTCAGCAAGGTCGGCGGCTTCAAGACCCCCATTCTGCACGGTCTTTGCTCGCTCGGTGTTTCAGCCAAGGCCGTCTTCGCCAAGTACGGCGCCTACAAGAACCTCAAGGTGCGCTTTGCCGGCGTCGTCCTGCCCGGTCAGACTCTCAAGACCGAGATGTGGAAGGAGGGCAACACCGTCCTCTTCCAGGCTACCGTCGTCGAGACTGGCAAGCCTGCTATCAGTGGCGCGGGtgccgagctgctggatggcgcTAAGGCGAAGCTGTAA
- a CDS encoding uncharacterized protein (ID:PFLUO_003692-T1.cds;~source:funannotate) encodes MPEIVDDKSQHCIPFLLSRLQAHAEHHGTAADADAANQTPPFFLGLNGVQGAGKTVLVSALYNTLRSAPYSLSVVTLSLDDLYLTHADQVALAQAHPSNPLLQHRGQPSTHDLELGEQVFASLAAERPTAIPQYDKSAFHGQGDRVPRDQWEFVNNTNDEGKPNVKVVIFEGWCVGFRAWDERTLRKKWEDAVRQKEAGGYRGRLGHVEFEDVRAVNEALKRYDVLTDKLDALIHIDAQDNHFVYDWRQEQERTLRAAKGTGMTEEQVNHFVDGYYPSYELFTETLREGAFKPAPHNSGSATATTTQADWQGRQLRLVVDRNRRVQDVIRI; translated from the exons ATGCCGGAGATCGTGGACGACAAGTCCCAGCACTGTATCCCCTTTCTACTATCCCGCCTCCAAGCCCATGCCGAGCACCACGGTACCGCAgccgatgccgatgccgccaaCCAGACCCCGCCATTCTTCCTGGGCCTGAATGGGGTACAGGGCGCCGGCAAAACCGTGCTG GTATCCGCCCTCTACAACACCCTCCGCTCCGCGCCCTACTCTCTCTCCGTGGTGACCCTCTCCCTGGACGACCTCTACCTCACGCACGCCGACCAGGTGGCCCTCGCGCAGGCCCATCCCTCAAAcccgctcctccagcaccgcGGCCAGCCGTCGACGCATGATCTAGAGCTCGGCGAGCAGGTCTTTGCCTCTCTCGCTGCGGAGCGTCCCACTGCTATCCCGCAGTATGACAAGTCTGCGTTCCATGGACAGGGAGATCGCGTCCCGCGCGACCAATGGGAGTTTGTCAACAACACCAATGACGAGGGGAAACCGAACGTGAAAGTGGTTATCTTTGAGGGATGGTGCGTGGGGTTCCGCGCGTGGGATGAGCGGACTCTGCGCAAGAAATGGGAGGATGCCGTACGTCAAAAAGAGGCTGGTGGGTATCGGGGACGCTTGGGACATGTCGAGTTTGAGGATGTGCGGGCTGTCAATGAGGCATTGAAGCGGTACGATGTGCTGACGGA CAAGCTCGATGCCTTGATCCATAT CGACGCCCAGGATAACCACTTTGTCTACGACTGGCGCCAGGAACAAGAACGAACCCTCCGCGCCGCCAAGGGCACAGGAATGACCGAGGAACAAGTAAACCACTTTGTCGACGGCT ATTACCCCTCCTACGAGCTCTTCACCGAAACCCTCCGCGAAGGCGCCTTCAAGCCCGCGCCGCATAACAGTGGCTCCGCCACTGCGACGACAACGCAGGCGGATTGGCAGGGCAGACAGCTTCGGTTGGTCGTCGATCGCAATCGGAGGGTGCAGGACGTCATACGGATTTGA